Part of the Pseudodesulfovibrio mercurii genome is shown below.
CGCATCCTGGTGGGCGCGGCCGTCGTGGCCTTCATCGTCTGGGGGATCGCCGCCATCCCCTACGACATCCTGCGCGCCGAGCGCGCCCGGCTGTTCGGCGAGGAGGTCTCCTCGGGCTTGGTCCTGCACCTGCGCACGGATACGGACGAGGCCCATCCCCACGCCAGGGTGGTCATCGAGTACACCTACGTGGACCGGGACGGGATCGCGCGGCGGGCCGAGGCCCGGCTGCCGGACAGCCTGTGGCGGCAGTACCGGCCCGGTACGGTCATCCGGGTGCTGCTGGTCCGGGGCCGCCCGGACCTCGTGCGCATCCCGGACGAGGTCGAACCCGCCTTCCAGGTCTGGCTTAGAAATCTGATGAACTGACGGGCCGGATCAGCCCTTGTACTGCTTGGGGAACTTTTCGCCCATGAGGTATTCCATGGCTTCGCGGTCCACGGTGCCCGAGGCGATCAGGAATTCCAGCCCCGCGACCATGGGGTGGTAGGTGATCCCGTGGGGCAGTTCGTCGGCCGGGCCGTACAGGTACCGCTCCGAGGGCACGGCCTCGTCCACCTCGAGGAGCCCGTCCCCGGCCAGGATCGAGGGCAGCACGTGGTCCAGGATGAGCCCCCCGGGCAACGTGGTCCAAATGTGATAGGTGCCCAAGGCGTCCTCGCCCGACTCGTTCTCGACCATCTTGCGGAAATGCGCGGGCGTGACCGGGAAGCGCATCTCCCCGTTCACGGCCACGTTGCCCATGGTCAGCACGCCGCCCGGAATGTGGAACTTCTTGGCCAGCATGTGGAACATGCCGAAGTTGACGTTCAGTCCCTGCACCGCCCGCTGCCGGAACGGAATGTGCCCGGTGGCCTCGATGGCGTTGAGCACGGCCTGGTCCAGAACCACCGCCGTCTCATTGACCGTCACGTCCCCCAGCCCCAGCTTCTTCGTGCGCGACACAGCGCCCTTGAATTCCTTGAGATACGTCATGAGCAGTGCCTATCTCTTGTTATTCCTTAGGCAAAAATACATGTATTTTACGATAACCTATAACACTTCAAGAAGTTTATTGACGATGGGAATAAAAAGAGCTTTTGAATTTTTTGCTTTAGTTATGTGTGAGCCAGTAAGTCCATCTTTGGAACGGCAGTCAAAAACCGGCTTACGTGCTTCAAGCGAATACGGAATCAAACTGTGCAAGTTGGGAATCTTTCCAATGTTCCAATTATTATTTTTCCAATGATGGACTTGTCCTATCGGATCAAGGCGTTTGATAATATTATCCTTTACTGCGCTTTCTACCCGTTGCCCAAAAATATTCCATCCGTTAGTCATTCCAGATTTAGTATTCCGTACATTATGTTGCTGAGTTACATACCCTAAAAAAGTTGGCTTGCCCTCAGGAAGGGGGACTGTTTTTCCCTTGTACGCATCCTTGCATTGCTGCCATTCCTTTCTCCATGTTTCAAGTTTTGCACCGAGGTTTTGAGTTCCTCGAATTGAAAATAAGTCAGGAGATATTGGGACAATAAAGTAGTCGCTAGCGATAAGCATTGTTCGGTTTAACGCGCCGAGATTTGGCCCAAGATCTACCATTACAACGTCGGCATTCACTCGTTGTGCCGCCCAAATGATAAATCTGTATATCGCAGTTTGAACTCGTAGTGCGCCAGCATCGCCACCTTTTGCACTATTCCACGAGTCGCCCAGTGTGTCTTCGAAATTACTGAGAAGAATGTCCCCAGGAATAATATACAAATTTGGGTAAGATGAATTCACCTGGGAAGGTTGACGTTTTCTGAAGTCGCCCGTTCGTTCATACATAGGTTCAATGGCATTCCATATACTGTTTCCTCGGTCGGATTTCCAACTTTTCTCCAATTCTGAATCGGGCATCAGGTATGCTGAAAGATTGCACTGGCTATCTAGGTCAGCAAGAAGGACCGTTTTATCTTCATGTTCGAGTAAGTGCGCAATATGATACATGTATGTTGTTTTTCCTACTCCGCCCTTATTGTTGAATATCGATACTACCTTCATTTTGATACCTCCTGGTAATGTTTTGATAATGAAAAGGGTAGAGACTGTCTATGGTTATACGTAATTTGATGACAAAATGCGTAATGCCCGCTGCGGGGGGGCAGCGGGCATTACATTCCACTATCCTCAGGCCCCCTTCCTCAAGAGGGCCTTCAGAACTCGATTAGTTGCACAGGCAGTCGCTGAAGACCACGCGGTCGGTGTATTCCGCCTGTTTGCCCTTGTTCCAGCGGGACACGGGCCGGTAGTAGCCCACGATGCGGGTGTAGACCTCGGCCTCCTGGCCGCAGGTGGGGCATTCGAAGTGTTCGCCCAGGATGTAGCCGTGCTCCTTGCAGATGGAGAAGGTGGGCGTGATGGAGATGTACGGAATCTTGGTCTTGGAGAACGCCTTGAGGATGAAGTTCTTCAGGGACTTGGGATCGGTCACGGCCTCGCCCAGGAAGGTGTGGAAGACCGTGCCGCCGGTGTACAGCGGCTGGAGCTGGTTCTGGTGCTCCAGGGCGTAGAGCACGTCCTCGGAGATGCCCACGGGCAGTTGCGTGGAGTTGGTGTAGTAGGGGGTGCCGTTGCCCTGGGTCTTGATGTCGGCGTAGAGGGCCTTGTCGATCTTGGCCAGCCGGTAGCTGGTGCCTTCGGCGGGCGTGGCCTCGAGGTTGTAGAGGTTGCCGGTCTCCTCCTGGAAGCGGGCGGTGATGCGGCGCAGGTGGTTCAGGGTGCGGCGCATGAGGCGCACGCCGCCCTCGGTCTGGATGCCCTTGCCGATGAGGTTCAGGCAGGCCTCGTGGCCGCCGAGCAGGCCGATGGTCGAGAAGTGGCCCTTGTAGCCGTTCTTGAGGTAGCGGCGGGACCAGGGGAACATGCCCGCTTCGAGGTTGTTGTTAATGATCTTGCGCTTGTATTCCAGGGAGTCCTTGGCCAGCTCGGCGTATTCCTCGACCATGTCCAGGAAGTCGTCTTCGGATTGGGACAGGTAGGCCAGCTTGGGTAGGTTCAGGGTGACCACGCCGATGGAGCCGGTCAGGTCGCCCGCGCCGAACAGGCCGCCGGTCTTGTTGCGCAGTTCGCGCAGGTCCATCTGGAGCCGGCAGCACATGGAGCGCACGTCCTCGGGGTTCAGGTCCGAGCTGATGAAGTTCTGGAAGTAGGGCACGCCGTACTTGGCGGTCAGCTTCATGAGCTTCTCGCCGATCTCGGATTCCCAGGGGAAGTCCTCGGTGACGTTGTAGGTCGGGATGGGGAAGGAGAAGATGCGGTCGCAGTGGTCGCCCTCGAGCATGACCTCGATGTACGCCCGGTTGATCATGTCCATCTCTTCCTGGAAGTCGCCGTAGGTCAGCTCGTCGTCGTATTTGCCGCCGATGATGACCGGTTCCTTGGCGATGTGCTTGGGGGCCACCAGGTCGAAGGACAGGTTGGTGAACGGCGACTGGCCGCCCCAGCGCGAGGTGGTGTTGAGGTTGAAGACGAATTTCTGCATGCACTGGCGCACCTGGTCGTAGGGCAGCCCGTCCTCGCGGATGAACGGGGCCAGGTAGGTGTCCACGTTGTTGAAGGCCTGGGCGCCCGCCCATTCGTTCTGCAGCGTGCCGAGAAAATTGTTCATCTGGCCGAGCGCCGTGTCGAAGTGCCTGGCCGGTCCGGCCGAGGCGCGGCCCTCCAGGTTGAAGCCCTCCAGGAGCAGGTCGCGCAGGGACCAGCCCGCGCAGTACCCGGCCAGGCCGAAGGACAGGTCGTGGATGTGGAAATAGCCGTGCTCGTGGGCCAGGCGGATCTCCTCGGGGTACTTCTCCAGGGCGTAGCGGGCCTGGACCGTGCCGGACAGGTGCAGCATGAGCCCCTGGAAGGAGTGGGTCATGTTGGCGTTCTCGTTGACGCGCCAGTCGGCCTGGTCAAGGTAGGTGTCGATGACGTCCTTGATGTCCAGGTAGGCCGCCTTCTGGGAGCGGAGCTGGCGGCGCTTCTCGCGGTACAGGATGTACTTCTTGGCGATGTCGTACTGCCGACCCTCCATGAGCACCTGCTCGACCATGTTCTGGACGTGCTCCTGCTCCGGGATGTCCATGCCGTCGAGCTTCTTCTCGACCTTACGGGCCAGCCGCCGGGCCAGGAGCGGGTCCTTGATCCCGCTGGCGCTGAGCGCCTTGAAAATGGCCTGTGCGATGCGGTCAGTTGACCACGTTTCCAGCCGGCCGTCTCTCTTCATGATTTGGCTTGGCATGCTCCGGCGTCCTCCTTGGGGGCACGTATTTCTGGATTTTCAGTTCATGGCGGGGGGGCAGATAGCTTTGGGCGACGGCGATGTCGGCCCGGGTCAGGCCGGGCACCTGCGTGATGCGGAAATAGAAGGCGTCGGGCCGGGCCTCGGCCATCTCGAAGATGCGGGTCAGGTTCGCCCTCGCCGCGATCTCGGACACGGCGTTGCCGGTCAGGGACGGGTACTTGGCGAAGGGCCCCTTGACGTCCACGGCAAAGGTGTCGACGAGCTTTTCCTGGAGGAGTTCGGCGACCACTTCCGGGCGCATGCCGTTGCTGTCCATCTTCACGGGCAGCCCGGTCTTCCGGATCTCGAAGGCCAGTTCGCCCACGCCGGGCACCGTGGTGGGCTCGCCGCCGGAGATGGTCACGCCGTCCAGCCAGCCCGCGCGGTCGCGCAGGTAGGCCCGGACGCGCTGCGCGTCGATGACCGGCAGGGAGTGCATGTCCCAGGCGAGCTGGAAGTTGTGGCAGGTGGGGCAGCGCAGGTTGCAGCCGCCCAGGAAGATGATGCAGGAGGTCCTTCCGGGCCAATCGCACAGGCTCAGGTTCTCGAACCCGCGGACAAAATTCCAGGCCCCTTTCGGCTCGCTCATCTCGACTCCTCGGGAAACAACGCACCGCACCCGGCGGCAGCGCATGGCGTAAGTAATGATAATGTCCGGGGATGCTGTTACCGTCACCACTCCCGGGGCGGGCGCGGACGCGATTCCCGCAGGGAAAAAGGCGTGAGCGCGTGAGCCACACCCTATCCCAGCACCGGAATTTTGTACAGGGGGGAGCGTGAAAACATTTAGCTACATAAGTGAATTTTCGGAGTTATCAGCAGTTGTGAGCGATTATCATAACTATGGAAAAGTTTTCAACTGTTGTTAAATGATGAACACGCCATAATATTTAACTTTTTTCTAGAGTAAGTTTAGAAAAAAGTTTTTTCGATTTCAGCGGGATTGGTTTTCGACAGAAGGGGATTGTGACGGGCGGGAAAAGATCGGCGGTGAAGCGCTGAAAGGTGCTTACCACAAGGGCTCCGGGTTGGGAACAGAAAAGTGGCCGTATTCCACAGGAAAAAGAACAATCTATTCGGGAGTTTTTCCTGGTTCGCGGCAAACCCCCGCCCGCCAAGGGACAGCGCCCGTCAAGGCCATTTCGGGCTGTTTTGGGGGTGGAATTCCGGCACGGGATTTGCCTGCTTTGCGGTTCCTCTTGGCGAGGATGCGTTGATGGTGTATAGATTGTCCGGTGAAACGCGGACCAAAGGAGGAGCGCCGTGCAGAAGGACATGCATTTTTACGGTACGTATGCGGTGGCCCGCATCGCGGGCTTTGCGCCGGAGGAGGCGCGGATCGTGGCCACGGCCGACCAGTTCGTGGACGACGCGACCCTGGCCGCGCCGGTCTCCCTGAACGGGCGGGCGTATCTCCTGCCCGTGGTCTCGTCCCACGGCATGTTCGAGCTGGCCAAGAATTCCAACACCATTGACCAGTGGCAGGTCTGGCTGCCGTTCCATTTCCTGCCAGGCAATCAGGGCAACGACGGGGAGCGGCGGCTCATCTGCCTGTGGGGCGAGCCGGACAATCACGTGGCCGAGGCGGTCCTGAACCTGGCCTTGGGCGAGCGCCGAAAGGCTCACGGCCTGCACTTTCTCGGCCTGGTCGGCCACGTGCTTCAGGACACCTATGCCCATTACGGGTTCTGCGGCATGGCGTCGGACCGCAACCGCATCGACCAGCGGACCCTGACGGTCCGGAACAAGGGGTCCTTCGAGGCCTGGGCCGAGGGGGTGTGCCGGACCTTCGAGGGGCGGTTCACCGGTTCCGTGGCCGAGGAGACCCGGCTGGGGCACGCCTCGGTGGCCACCTTCCCGGACCTGCCGTACCTGAAGTGGGGATTCCGGTACAAGACCGCCCCGGAGCTCTATCCGGGCTACGACCTGGAGGAACGGGACAATCCGGGGTCCTTTTACCTCGCCTGCACCCGGCTGCACGCCCTGTTCCGGGCCTACCGCAACGGCTTGCCGTCGATGGAGCAGAGCGACGGGCACGCCTCCTTCTCCCGGCAGACCTCGGGCGCCCTGCGTTCACTCCTGGGCCGGATCGAGCCCGAGCTGGCGGCGCGCTGCGGCCTGTGGCGGGAGCGCATCGCGGACGGCTCGCTCTTCCCGGCCCTGCCCGAGGACCGGGACGTGGCCTACGACGACGCGCCGTGGCGGTTCGCAGTCATGGAGAACAATGCGGGGGCGACCCTGACCCACGCCTACCTCTTCAACCGGGCGGCGCGGCGTTATCTGGACGCGGTCCTGACCGAGGTGCTGCCGGGTGCGGACCTGCTCGTGGTCTAGTCGGCGGAGCGCGTGTCCACCAGGGCGTTGCGCTGGTAGGCGCGCAGGTCGAACTCGGGCAGGGCGGCCAGGAAGTGGTCCATGATGCCGGAGACGATGTCCTCGTGCAGCTCCCAGGCCGTGTCGCTGGTGAAGCAGTAGATCTCGAGCGGCAGGCCGTCGTCGGCGTGGGGCTGGAGCTGGCGCACGAGCAGGGTCATATCCTGGCGGATCTTGGGGTGGGCGCGCAGGTATTCCCGGGCGTAGTAGCGGAACAGGCCGATGTTGGTCATGCGCCGCCCGTTGAGCGGCGAGGACGGATCGGCCCCGGACGCGGCGTTGGCGGCGTCGATCTCCTTCTGGCGCATGATCATGAACGGGGCCAGGTGCTGGACCTTCATCAACCGCTCCTTGAGGGCGGGGTCGGCGAAGCGGATGGACGACTGGTCGATCATGATGGCCCGCTTCATCCGGCGGCCGCCGCTTTGCGTCATGCTCTCCCAGTTCTTGAACGGGGTGTCCAGGAACTTGAAGGTCGGGATGGCCGTGACGGTCATGTCCCAGTTCTGGACCTTGACCGTGTTCAGGGCGATGTCGATGACCGTGCCGTCCGCGTTCATGGCGGGCATCTCGATCCAGTCCCCGGCGTGGAGCAGGTCGTTGGCCGACATCTGGATGCCCGCCACCAGGGAGAGCAGGGTGTCGCGGAAGACCAGCATGAGCACCGCGGTCATGGCGCCGATGCCCGAGAGCAGGCCCCAGGGCGACTCGCCGAGCATGATGGCCACCACCGAGACCCCGCCGAGCATGTAGATGAACAGCTTGACGAGCTGCACGTACCCCTTGATGGGGCGGCGGTTGGAGACCTCGAAGGTCCGGTACAGTCCGGACAGGGCGTCCAGGAGTTTGGCCAGGATCAGGACCACGGCCACGGCCAGGTAGGCGTAGATCAGGTGGTCCAGGACCCCTTTGAGCCCGGAGAAGAATTCCAGCCCCCAGAAGAAGACCAGGGCCGGGGCCAGGAGCGCGGCCCTCGAGAAGAACCCGGCCTTGAGCAGGAAGTCGTCGAAGCTGTTGTTGGTCCGGTGGGCGAAGGCCCTGGCCCCGCGCACCAGCAGCGCCCGCGCCAGGAAGAAGGCGATCAGGCCGCCCGCGATCAGGAGGCCGGTCTTGGTCGCGAGGTCCAGGATCGGGTCCGAGTCGATGAGGGTGACGGGCAGGGTGAGGGACAGGTCGAGGTTCACGGGGTGCGGCTCCTTGTGCGCGTGGTCTGCCCCGTTTCTAGCAGATTCCCCCCGCCTTGAGAACCGCCCGCAGGGGGGCGGACCCGGTTTGACAACGGGCGCGATGTCCTCCATGCTGGCCGGGAAAAAGTCCCGAGGAACGATACATGGGTTACTGGTTCATCATCGTCATGACCGTCTCCACCCTGCTGGTCCTGTACCTGGGGTGGCGGCTGATCAATCCGCTGCACATCGGCATCAAGCGCAAGCTGACGCTCTGGTTTCTGCTGGCCCTGCTCCTGTTCGGGCACCGGCTGACCTGGATGCTGCACCGCACCGACCGGGTCCAGCTGGTGGCCTGCGACTCCATCGACTGGATCGGGTTCACCTTTCTCGGGTTCATTTCCATCCTGGTGGTCTTCATGCTGGCCCGCGACATCCCGAGCCTGTTCGGGCGCACGGTCTCCGGCGTGAAGCGGTTGTTCGTCCGGCGCAGCCGGCGGCCCTATTTCATGGGTCCGGACCGAGACCGGCGGCGCTTCCTGCTGAACGCCTCCAACGGGCTCTTCCTGGCCGCGGCCCTGCCCATGGCGGGCTTCGGGGTGTACAACGCCCGGCGCAGGCCCACGGTCATCAAAAACGACCTGCCCGTGCCCGGACTGCCGGACGGCCTGGACGGCCTGACCATCGCCCAGATCTCGGA
Proteins encoded:
- a CDS encoding ribonucleoside triphosphate reductase — encoded protein: MPSQIMKRDGRLETWSTDRIAQAIFKALSASGIKDPLLARRLARKVEKKLDGMDIPEQEHVQNMVEQVLMEGRQYDIAKKYILYREKRRQLRSQKAAYLDIKDVIDTYLDQADWRVNENANMTHSFQGLMLHLSGTVQARYALEKYPEEIRLAHEHGYFHIHDLSFGLAGYCAGWSLRDLLLEGFNLEGRASAGPARHFDTALGQMNNFLGTLQNEWAGAQAFNNVDTYLAPFIREDGLPYDQVRQCMQKFVFNLNTTSRWGGQSPFTNLSFDLVAPKHIAKEPVIIGGKYDDELTYGDFQEEMDMINRAYIEVMLEGDHCDRIFSFPIPTYNVTEDFPWESEIGEKLMKLTAKYGVPYFQNFISSDLNPEDVRSMCCRLQMDLRELRNKTGGLFGAGDLTGSIGVVTLNLPKLAYLSQSEDDFLDMVEEYAELAKDSLEYKRKIINNNLEAGMFPWSRRYLKNGYKGHFSTIGLLGGHEACLNLIGKGIQTEGGVRLMRRTLNHLRRITARFQEETGNLYNLEATPAEGTSYRLAKIDKALYADIKTQGNGTPYYTNSTQLPVGISEDVLYALEHQNQLQPLYTGGTVFHTFLGEAVTDPKSLKNFILKAFSKTKIPYISITPTFSICKEHGYILGEHFECPTCGQEAEVYTRIVGYYRPVSRWNKGKQAEYTDRVVFSDCLCN
- a CDS encoding DUF6765 family protein; this translates as MQKDMHFYGTYAVARIAGFAPEEARIVATADQFVDDATLAAPVSLNGRAYLLPVVSSHGMFELAKNSNTIDQWQVWLPFHFLPGNQGNDGERRLICLWGEPDNHVAEAVLNLALGERRKAHGLHFLGLVGHVLQDTYAHYGFCGMASDRNRIDQRTLTVRNKGSFEAWAEGVCRTFEGRFTGSVAEETRLGHASVATFPDLPYLKWGFRYKTAPELYPGYDLEERDNPGSFYLACTRLHALFRAYRNGLPSMEQSDGHASFSRQTSGALRSLLGRIEPELAARCGLWRERIADGSLFPALPEDRDVAYDDAPWRFAVMENNAGATLTHAYLFNRAARRYLDAVLTEVLPGADLLVV
- a CDS encoding ParA family protein, yielding MKVVSIFNNKGGVGKTTYMYHIAHLLEHEDKTVLLADLDSQCNLSAYLMPDSELEKSWKSDRGNSIWNAIEPMYERTGDFRKRQPSQVNSSYPNLYIIPGDILLSNFEDTLGDSWNSAKGGDAGALRVQTAIYRFIIWAAQRVNADVVMVDLGPNLGALNRTMLIASDYFIVPISPDLFSIRGTQNLGAKLETWRKEWQQCKDAYKGKTVPLPEGKPTFLGYVTQQHNVRNTKSGMTNGWNIFGQRVESAVKDNIIKRLDPIGQVHHWKNNNWNIGKIPNLHSLIPYSLEARKPVFDCRSKDGLTGSHITKAKNSKALFIPIVNKLLEVL
- a CDS encoding anaerobic ribonucleoside-triphosphate reductase activating protein; this encodes MSEPKGAWNFVRGFENLSLCDWPGRTSCIIFLGGCNLRCPTCHNFQLAWDMHSLPVIDAQRVRAYLRDRAGWLDGVTISGGEPTTVPGVGELAFEIRKTGLPVKMDSNGMRPEVVAELLQEKLVDTFAVDVKGPFAKYPSLTGNAVSEIAARANLTRIFEMAEARPDAFYFRITQVPGLTRADIAVAQSYLPPRHELKIQKYVPPRRTPEHAKPNHEERRPAGNVVN
- a CDS encoding mechanosensitive ion channel family protein, producing MNLDLSLTLPVTLIDSDPILDLATKTGLLIAGGLIAFFLARALLVRGARAFAHRTNNSFDDFLLKAGFFSRAALLAPALVFFWGLEFFSGLKGVLDHLIYAYLAVAVVLILAKLLDALSGLYRTFEVSNRRPIKGYVQLVKLFIYMLGGVSVVAIMLGESPWGLLSGIGAMTAVLMLVFRDTLLSLVAGIQMSANDLLHAGDWIEMPAMNADGTVIDIALNTVKVQNWDMTVTAIPTFKFLDTPFKNWESMTQSGGRRMKRAIMIDQSSIRFADPALKERLMKVQHLAPFMIMRQKEIDAANAASGADPSSPLNGRRMTNIGLFRYYAREYLRAHPKIRQDMTLLVRQLQPHADDGLPLEIYCFTSDTAWELHEDIVSGIMDHFLAALPEFDLRAYQRNALVDTRSAD